Proteins encoded together in one Apteryx mantelli isolate bAptMan1 chromosome 31, bAptMan1.hap1, whole genome shotgun sequence window:
- the JTB gene encoding protein JTB isoform X1, whose protein sequence is MGPRGPAWPCCCALYAALGALACGLRPAAAAAMGPSDERRLARLVAATPCWRVEDFVVAQECTQCTSFQEKTIAECRPTGFIEKISCATSKRDEFKSCRSAVMEARIFWKFVGTMMCVAVVFAVLVVCRQRVLDRKALEKVRKQIESI, encoded by the exons AtggggccccgcggcccggcctggCCGTGCTGCTGCGCCCTCTACGCCGCCCTGGGCGCTCTGGCCTGCGGCCTGCG gccggcggcggcagcggcgatgGGGCCGAGCGACGAGCGGCGCTTGG CGAGGCTCGTGGCGGCCACGCCGTGCTGGCGGGTGGAGGACTTCGTGGTGGCGCAGGAGTGCACCCAGTGCACCAGCTTCCAGGAG AAGACGATAGCAGAGTGTCGCCCAACGGGCTTCATCGAGAAGATTAGCTGTGCCACCTCCAAGAGGGATGAGTTCAAGAG CTGCCGCTCGGCGGTGATGGAGGCGCGCATTTTCTGGAAGTTCGTGGGCACGATGATGTGCGTGGCTGTGGTCTTCGCTGTGTTGGTTGTGTGTCGCCAGCGAGTGCTGGACAGGAAAGCCCTCGAGAAGGTCCGCAAGCAGATCGAGTCCATTTAG
- the CREB3L4 gene encoding cyclic AMP-responsive element-binding protein 3-like protein 4 isoform X1, translated as MPGDGDGRPGAAGSSPGAAGRAVPRPRVRQPRTPHRQLSPLARHLRATLRGLAPRPGQRESGLPAGLRGPEQGVASRDRGGGEPWVPMGLPPAPREPQARGRPCASPPSVSPLQGQDENKPEELLRLVVNPDDVCSLGSCHSAGDARPGPPWPPSTGREAPCDLLPALRSTGVVIQLDAWLCPALLPAACVASELPAAPLPSPARPGLVPAAPSDPQAPRALLQLPGLLLTEEEKRLLSQEGVTLPSCLPLTKAEERILKKVRRKIRNKQSAQDSRRRKKEYLDGLESRVAACSAQNQELQKKVQELERCNRSLLRQLQALQALVKPTSTKAAQTSTCILILVFSLGLIIFPSYSPFRRGPGGSQDGHKPVGVISRNILTWEELLKPAEGPHAGPAPFPEHGQPGREELGPAAAAEDGAEGGHGDRRSPPRGEPGTNSSGQAGPGDAGTRPWLQPAAPVRPAPGRAAGAGREAAKRAHGEEM; from the exons ATGCCAGGCGATGGAGACGGACGCCCCGGAGCTGCTGGAAGCTCTCCTGGTGCAGCAGGACGAGCCGTTCCTCGGCCCCGCGTTCGGCAGCCCCGCACCCCCCATCGTCAGCTCAGCCCGCTCGCCCGGCATCTCAGAGCCACCCTTCGAGGGCTGGCCCCTCGCCCGGGACAGCGTGAGTCTGGGCTGCCGGCCGGGCTCAGGGGTCCGGAGCAGGGAGTCGCGAGCAGGGATCGGGGTGGCGGAGAGCCCTGGGTGCCCATGGGGTTGCCACCGGCACCCCGGGAGCCCCAGGCCCGCGGGCGCCCTTGCGCGTCCCCTCCGAGCGTCTCTCCGCTGCAGGGGCAGGACGAGAACAAGCCCGAGGAGCTGCTGCGGCTGGTGGTGAACCCTGATGACGTCTGCAGCCTGGGCAGCTGCCACAGTGCCGGGGATGCCCGTCCCGGACCCCCCTGGCCCCCCAGCACCGGCCGCGAGGCGCCCTGTGACCTGCTGCCCGCCCTGCGCAGCACCGGCGTCGTCATCCAGCTCG ACGCCTGGCTGTgccccgcgctgctccccgccgcctgTGTCGCAAGTGAGCTGCCCGCTGCGCCGCTGCCCTCTCCGGCCAGGCCCGGCCTGGTGCCCGCTGCTCCGAGCGACCCGCAGGCCCCCAGAGCCCTG ctgcagctcccggGCCTGCTCCTGACGGAGGAGGAGAAGCGGCTGCTGTCGCAGGAGGGGGTGACgctgcccagctgcctgcccCTCACCAag GCGGAGGAGCGGATCCTGAAGAAGGTGAGGAGGAAGATCCGGAACAAGCAGTCGGCCCAGGACAGCCGGCGGAGGAAGAAGGAGTACCTGGACGGGCTGGAGAGCAG GGTGGCCGCGTGCTCAGCCCAGAACCAGGAGCTGCAGAAGAAGGTGCAGGAGCTGGAGAGATGCAACAG GTCgctgctgaggcagctgcaggcgCTGCAGGCGCTCGTCAAGCCGACGTCCACCAAGGCCGCCCAGACCAGCACCTGCATCCTG ATCCTGGTCTTCTCCCTGGGACTCATCATCTTCCCCAGCTACAGCCCcttccgccgcggccccgggggcagccAGGACGGCCACAAGCCCGTGGGAG TGATTTCCAGGAACATCCTGACCTGGGaggagctgctgaagccggcTGAGGGCCCCCATGCTGGACCAGCCCCGTTCCCGGAGCATGGGCAgccggggagggaagagctggGACCTGCAGCTGCAGCGGAGGACGGTGCtgaagggggacacggggaccggAGATCCCCCCCTCGCGGGGAGCCGGGCACCAACTCCTCGGGCCAGGCCGGCCCAGGGGACGCGGGGACTCggccctggctgcagccggcAGCTCCGGTGCGACCGGCCCCAGGGAGGGCGGCTGGTGCCGGCAGGGAAGCAGCAAAACGGGCGCACGGGGAGGAGATGTGA
- the SLC39A1 gene encoding zinc transporter ZIP1, which yields MGEPGQLAWSPGGGRAALRPPTGLEVKLGSLATLLLLTLASGLGPLCFFRHPLSAGAASETRRKVLSLVSCFAGGVFLATCLLDLLPDYLAGINEALEGLRISLQFPLQEFILAMGFFLVLVMEQIVLAYKDQAGSLEEETRALLGATAAVPDGSIQGPRWPDGPARPARAPAPDRPHLHVDFNAHSAVRSFLLVFSLSLHSVFEGLAVGLQEAEAKVLEICLALLIHKCVVAFSLALKLLQGRLRPRAVAACLLLFALMSPLGIGLGVAVTAGAGALQRLWRSVLEGLAAGTFVYITFLEILPHELGAPQHRILKVILLIAGFALVTAILFIKI from the exons atgGGCGAGCCCGGGCAGCTGGCCtggagccccggcggcggccgggccgcgcttcGCCCCCCGACCGGCCTGGAGGTGAAGCTGGGCTCGCTGGcgacgctgctgctgctgacccTGGCCAGCGGCCTGGGGCCCCTCTGCTTCTTCCGACACCCCCTGAGCGCCGGCGCCGCGTCAG AGACGCGGAGGAAGGTCCTCAGCCTGGTGAGCTGCTTCGCCGGTGGCGTCTTCCTGGCCACCTGCCTGCTCGACCTGCTCCCCGACTACCTGGCGGGCATCAACGAGGCGCTGGAGGGGCTGCGGATCTCG CTCCAGTTCCCGCTGCAGGAGTTCATCCTGGCCATGGGCTTCTTCCTGGTGCTGGTGATGGAGCAGATCGTGCTGGCCTACAAGGACCAGGCGGGCTCGCTGGAGGAGGAGACGCGGGCgctgctgggggccaccgccgCCGTGCCGGACGGCTCCATCCAGGGCCCCCGCTGGCCCGacggccccgcgcgcccggcccgggccccCGCGCCCGACCGCCCGCACCTGCACGTCGACTTCAACGCCCACTCGGCCGTGCGCTCCTTCCTGCTGGTCTTCTCGCTGTCGCTGCACTCGGTGTTCGAGGGGCTGGCGgtggggctgcaggaggccgAGGCCAAGGTGCTGGAGATCTGCCTGGCCCTGCTCATCCACAAGTGCGTGGTGGCCTTCAGCCTGGCGCTGAAGCTGCTGCAGGGCCGGCTGCGCCCCCGCGCCGTGGCCGCCTGCCTGCTGCTCTTCGCCCTCATGTCGCCGCTGGGCATCGGGCTCGGCGTGGCGGTgacggcgggcgccggcgccctGCAGCGCCTCTGGCGCAGCGTGCTCGAGGGCCTGGCCGCCGGCACCTTCGTCTACATCACCTTCCTGGAGATCCTGCCCCACGAGCTGGGCGCCCCCCAGCACCGCATCCTCAAGGTCATCCTGCTCATCGCCGGCTTCGCCCTCGTCACCGCCATCCTCTTCATCAAGATCTGA
- the CREB3L4 gene encoding cyclic AMP-responsive element-binding protein 3-like protein 4 isoform X2 codes for MPEILERCARPPDLTGAAPGAGSLRHAGPGGSEAGNCPRGQRDVPTSPVCASCQAMETDAPELLEALLVQQDEPFLGPAFGSPAPPIVSSARSPGISEPPFEGWPLARDSGQDENKPEELLRLVVNPDDVCSLGSCHSAGDARPGPPWPPSTGREAPCDLLPALRSTGVVIQLDAWLCPALLPAACVASELPAAPLPSPARPGLVPAAPSDPQAPRALLQLPGLLLTEEEKRLLSQEGVTLPSCLPLTKAEERILKKVRRKIRNKQSAQDSRRRKKEYLDGLESRVAACSAQNQELQKKVQELERCNRSLLRQLQALQALVKPTSTKAAQTSTCILILVFSLGLIIFPSYSPFRRGPGGSQDGHKPVGVISRNILTWEELLKPAEGPHAGPAPFPEHGQPGREELGPAAAAEDGAEGGHGDRRSPPRGEPGTNSSGQAGPGDAGTRPWLQPAAPVRPAPGRAAGAGREAAKRAHGEEM; via the exons ATGCCGGAGATCCTGGAGCGCTGCGCCCGGCCGCCGGATCTGACGGGAGCAGCGCCAGGGGCAGGTTCGCTGCGCCACGCCGGCCCGGGGGGCTCGGAGGCAGGTAATTGCCCCCGGGGGCAGCGGGACGTGCCCACATCCCCTGTGTGCGCTTCATGCCAGGCGATGGAGACGGACGCCCCGGAGCTGCTGGAAGCTCTCCTGGTGCAGCAGGACGAGCCGTTCCTCGGCCCCGCGTTCGGCAGCCCCGCACCCCCCATCGTCAGCTCAGCCCGCTCGCCCGGCATCTCAGAGCCACCCTTCGAGGGCTGGCCCCTCGCCCGGGACAGC GGGCAGGACGAGAACAAGCCCGAGGAGCTGCTGCGGCTGGTGGTGAACCCTGATGACGTCTGCAGCCTGGGCAGCTGCCACAGTGCCGGGGATGCCCGTCCCGGACCCCCCTGGCCCCCCAGCACCGGCCGCGAGGCGCCCTGTGACCTGCTGCCCGCCCTGCGCAGCACCGGCGTCGTCATCCAGCTCG ACGCCTGGCTGTgccccgcgctgctccccgccgcctgTGTCGCAAGTGAGCTGCCCGCTGCGCCGCTGCCCTCTCCGGCCAGGCCCGGCCTGGTGCCCGCTGCTCCGAGCGACCCGCAGGCCCCCAGAGCCCTG ctgcagctcccggGCCTGCTCCTGACGGAGGAGGAGAAGCGGCTGCTGTCGCAGGAGGGGGTGACgctgcccagctgcctgcccCTCACCAag GCGGAGGAGCGGATCCTGAAGAAGGTGAGGAGGAAGATCCGGAACAAGCAGTCGGCCCAGGACAGCCGGCGGAGGAAGAAGGAGTACCTGGACGGGCTGGAGAGCAG GGTGGCCGCGTGCTCAGCCCAGAACCAGGAGCTGCAGAAGAAGGTGCAGGAGCTGGAGAGATGCAACAG GTCgctgctgaggcagctgcaggcgCTGCAGGCGCTCGTCAAGCCGACGTCCACCAAGGCCGCCCAGACCAGCACCTGCATCCTG ATCCTGGTCTTCTCCCTGGGACTCATCATCTTCCCCAGCTACAGCCCcttccgccgcggccccgggggcagccAGGACGGCCACAAGCCCGTGGGAG TGATTTCCAGGAACATCCTGACCTGGGaggagctgctgaagccggcTGAGGGCCCCCATGCTGGACCAGCCCCGTTCCCGGAGCATGGGCAgccggggagggaagagctggGACCTGCAGCTGCAGCGGAGGACGGTGCtgaagggggacacggggaccggAGATCCCCCCCTCGCGGGGAGCCGGGCACCAACTCCTCGGGCCAGGCCGGCCCAGGGGACGCGGGGACTCggccctggctgcagccggcAGCTCCGGTGCGACCGGCCCCAGGGAGGGCGGCTGGTGCCGGCAGGGAAGCAGCAAAACGGGCGCACGGGGAGGAGATGTGA
- the JTB gene encoding protein JTB isoform X2 yields MGPRGPAWPCCCALYAALGALACGLRPAAAAAMGPSDERRLARLVAATPCWRVEDFVVAQECTQCTSFQETIAECRPTGFIEKISCATSKRDEFKSCRSAVMEARIFWKFVGTMMCVAVVFAVLVVCRQRVLDRKALEKVRKQIESI; encoded by the exons AtggggccccgcggcccggcctggCCGTGCTGCTGCGCCCTCTACGCCGCCCTGGGCGCTCTGGCCTGCGGCCTGCG gccggcggcggcagcggcgatgGGGCCGAGCGACGAGCGGCGCTTGG CGAGGCTCGTGGCGGCCACGCCGTGCTGGCGGGTGGAGGACTTCGTGGTGGCGCAGGAGTGCACCCAGTGCACCAGCTTCCAGGAG ACGATAGCAGAGTGTCGCCCAACGGGCTTCATCGAGAAGATTAGCTGTGCCACCTCCAAGAGGGATGAGTTCAAGAG CTGCCGCTCGGCGGTGATGGAGGCGCGCATTTTCTGGAAGTTCGTGGGCACGATGATGTGCGTGGCTGTGGTCTTCGCTGTGTTGGTTGTGTGTCGCCAGCGAGTGCTGGACAGGAAAGCCCTCGAGAAGGTCCGCAAGCAGATCGAGTCCATTTAG
- the CREB3L4 gene encoding cyclic AMP-responsive element-binding protein 3-like protein 4 isoform X3 — METDAPELLEALLVQQDEPFLGPAFGSPAPPIVSSARSPGISEPPFEGWPLARDSGQDENKPEELLRLVVNPDDVCSLGSCHSAGDARPGPPWPPSTGREAPCDLLPALRSTGVVIQLDAWLCPALLPAACVASELPAAPLPSPARPGLVPAAPSDPQAPRALLQLPGLLLTEEEKRLLSQEGVTLPSCLPLTKAEERILKKVRRKIRNKQSAQDSRRRKKEYLDGLESRVAACSAQNQELQKKVQELERCNRSLLRQLQALQALVKPTSTKAAQTSTCILILVFSLGLIIFPSYSPFRRGPGGSQDGHKPVGVISRNILTWEELLKPAEGPHAGPAPFPEHGQPGREELGPAAAAEDGAEGGHGDRRSPPRGEPGTNSSGQAGPGDAGTRPWLQPAAPVRPAPGRAAGAGREAAKRAHGEEM; from the exons ATGGAGACGGACGCCCCGGAGCTGCTGGAAGCTCTCCTGGTGCAGCAGGACGAGCCGTTCCTCGGCCCCGCGTTCGGCAGCCCCGCACCCCCCATCGTCAGCTCAGCCCGCTCGCCCGGCATCTCAGAGCCACCCTTCGAGGGCTGGCCCCTCGCCCGGGACAGC GGGCAGGACGAGAACAAGCCCGAGGAGCTGCTGCGGCTGGTGGTGAACCCTGATGACGTCTGCAGCCTGGGCAGCTGCCACAGTGCCGGGGATGCCCGTCCCGGACCCCCCTGGCCCCCCAGCACCGGCCGCGAGGCGCCCTGTGACCTGCTGCCCGCCCTGCGCAGCACCGGCGTCGTCATCCAGCTCG ACGCCTGGCTGTgccccgcgctgctccccgccgcctgTGTCGCAAGTGAGCTGCCCGCTGCGCCGCTGCCCTCTCCGGCCAGGCCCGGCCTGGTGCCCGCTGCTCCGAGCGACCCGCAGGCCCCCAGAGCCCTG ctgcagctcccggGCCTGCTCCTGACGGAGGAGGAGAAGCGGCTGCTGTCGCAGGAGGGGGTGACgctgcccagctgcctgcccCTCACCAag GCGGAGGAGCGGATCCTGAAGAAGGTGAGGAGGAAGATCCGGAACAAGCAGTCGGCCCAGGACAGCCGGCGGAGGAAGAAGGAGTACCTGGACGGGCTGGAGAGCAG GGTGGCCGCGTGCTCAGCCCAGAACCAGGAGCTGCAGAAGAAGGTGCAGGAGCTGGAGAGATGCAACAG GTCgctgctgaggcagctgcaggcgCTGCAGGCGCTCGTCAAGCCGACGTCCACCAAGGCCGCCCAGACCAGCACCTGCATCCTG ATCCTGGTCTTCTCCCTGGGACTCATCATCTTCCCCAGCTACAGCCCcttccgccgcggccccgggggcagccAGGACGGCCACAAGCCCGTGGGAG TGATTTCCAGGAACATCCTGACCTGGGaggagctgctgaagccggcTGAGGGCCCCCATGCTGGACCAGCCCCGTTCCCGGAGCATGGGCAgccggggagggaagagctggGACCTGCAGCTGCAGCGGAGGACGGTGCtgaagggggacacggggaccggAGATCCCCCCCTCGCGGGGAGCCGGGCACCAACTCCTCGGGCCAGGCCGGCCCAGGGGACGCGGGGACTCggccctggctgcagccggcAGCTCCGGTGCGACCGGCCCCAGGGAGGGCGGCTGGTGCCGGCAGGGAAGCAGCAAAACGGGCGCACGGGGAGGAGATGTGA
- the CRTC2 gene encoding CREB-regulated transcription coactivator 2: MAAAGAGAGPGPGPGAGSSAGAGASNPRKFSEKIALQKQRQAEETAAFEEVMMEICSTRLQAQKLRLAHSRGPYYSGSLPNVNQIGSGVSEFQSPLHSPLDSTRSTRHHGLVERVQRDPRRMMSPLRRYVRQIDSSPYGPTYLSPPPEPSWRRTMPWGNFPMEKGHLFRLPSALNRTNSDSALHTSVMNPNPQDAYLGPSQGAPPPSRRSGFLDGNTDSKVFLFQVPPIEENFDDNKHSLKPWDTKKLSSSSARPRSCEVPGIHIFPSPDQPANVPLIPSALNTGGSLPDLTNLHFPSPLPTPLDPDETAYPSLSGGNSTSNLANTMTHLGISSSMGLGTGYDSPGLTSPMQSSLSNPSLQSSLSNPNLQASLRSPSLQSSLSNPSLQSSQSSSSIPSSLSNQSLPSSLSSSLSNPSLPTSPRSQPMQSSPSNPSLQSSFSGSSYPPMVQASINTSPRRRVPLSPLTLPMGGDSRRQHPKQFSPTMSPTLSSITQGVPLDTSKLPADQRLPPYSYSQPGLLLQSHPQQSQKPLPQAVQSPPQPALPPAPPARPPPQPSQQPVPQSAAPQRPYASPYQPNASLQPQQLGQPLSDFGLGSFDQFGMGESPTGNSNAFPEDLGALNYHQADSGYDPHVLNRQNLSNCSRHGPIPNIILTGDSPPGISKEIATALAGVPGFEVDTSTLGLEEDLKIEPLTLDGLNMLSDPYALLTDPAVEDSFRTDRLQ; encoded by the exons atggcggcggcgggcgcgggggccgggcccgggcccgggcccggtgCGGGCTCCTcggccggcgccggcgcctccAACCCGCGCAAGTTCAGCGAGAAGATCGCGCTGCAGAAGCAGCGGCAGGCGGAGGAGACGGCGGCCTTCGAGGAGGTGATGATGGAGATCTGCTCCACCCGG CTGCAGGCGCAGAAGCTGAGGCTGGCTCACAGCCGCGGACCCTACTACAGCGGCTCACTGCCCAACGTCAACCAGATCGGGAGCGGCGTCTCCGAGTTCCAG AGCCCTTTGCACTCGCCGCTGGACTCCACGCGCAGCACCCGGCACCACGGCCTGGTGGAGCGAGTGCAGCGGGATCCACGCCGCATGATGTCCCCCCTTCGACGATACGTGCGCCAG ATCGACAGCTCTCCCTATGGACCGACCTACCTGTCACCTCCACCAGAGCCCAGCTGGAGGAG GACCATGCCCTGGGGTAACTTTCCTATGGAGAAAGGACATTTGTTTAGGCTGCCGTCGGCTCTGAACAG AACAAATTCCGATTCTGCGCTTCACACGAGCGTGATGAATCCCAACCCCCAGGACGCGTACCTGGGCCCCTCGCAGGGCGCCCCGCCGCCCAGCCGCAGGAGTG GTTTTCTGGACGGGAACACAGACAGCAAAG tgtTTCTTTTCCAAGTGCCTCCCATCGAAGAGAACTTCGACGACAACAAGCATTCGCTGAAGCCCTGGGACACCAAGAAG CTCTCGTCGTCCTCAGCCCGTCCACGGTCCTGCGAAGTCCCCGGGATCCA tATATTTCCATCCCCGGATCAGCCTGCCAACGTCCCCCTGATCCCCTCGGCCCTGAACACGGGCGGCTCCCTGCCCGACCTCACCAACTTGCACTTCCCCTCCCCGCTGCCCACTCCCCTCGACCCGGATGAGACTGCCTACCCCAGCCTGAGCGGGGGCAACAGCACCAGCAACCTGGCCAACACCATGACGCACCTGGGCATCAGCAGCAGCATGGGACTGGGGACAGGCTACGACTCGCCAG GACTTACCTCACCTATGCAGAGCTCCCTGAGTAACCCGTCCCTGCAGTCCTCGCTTAGCAACCCCAACCTGCAGGCCTCCCTGCGAAGCCCCTCGCTCCAGTCCTCCCTTAGCAACCCCTCGCTGCAGTCCTCGCAAAGCAGCTCCTCCATCCCCTCGTCGCTCTCCAACCAGTCCCTGCCCTCCTCGCTCTCCTCCTCGCTCAGCAACCCGTCCCTCCCCACGTCCCCCCGCAGCCAGCCCATGCAGTCCTCCCCCAGCAACCCCAGCCTGCAGTCCAGCTTTAGCGGCTCCTCCTACCCCCCCATGGTGCAGGCGTCCATAAACACCTCGCCCCGCCGACGGGTCCCGCTCAGCCCCCTCACCCTCCCAATGGGTGGCGACTCCAGAAGGCAGCACCCCAAACAGTTCTCACCAACAATGTCACCCACATTGTCCTCCATCACCCAG GGGGTGCCCCTGGACACCAGCAAGCTGCCGGCCGACCAGCGCCTCCCGCCGTACTCCTACAGCCAGCCGGGCCTGCTCCTGCAGTCCCACCCGCAGCAGAGCCAGAAGCCCCTGCCCCAGGCGGTGCAGAGCCCGCCGCAGCCAGCactgccccccgcgccgccggcgcggccgcccccgcagccGTCGCAGCAGCCCGTGCCGCAgagcgcggccccgcagcgcccctACGCCTCGCCGTACCAGCCTAACGCCTCCCTGCAGCCGCAGCAGCTCGGCCAGCCCCTGAGCGACTTCGGCCTGGGCAGC TTTGACCAGTTCGGCATGGGCGAGAGCCCCACGGGCAACAGCAACGCCTTCCCCGAGGACCTGGGTGCCTTAAACTACCACCAGGCGGACAGCGGCTACGACCCCCACGTCCTCAACCGGCAGAACCTGAGCAACTGCAGCCGCCACGGCCCCATCCCCAACATCATCCTCACAG GGGACTCCCCGCCCGGCATCTCCAAGGAGATCGCGACGGCGCTGGCTGGGGTGCCCGGCTTCGAGGTGGACACGTCGACCCTGGGCCTGGAGGAGGACCTCAAAATCGAACCACTCACCTTGGACGGACTGAACATGCTGAGCGACCCCTATGCCCTGCTCACGGACCCGGCCGTGGAGGACTCCTTCCGGACGGACCGGCTGCAGTGA